The Armatimonadia bacterium genome includes the window ACCGGAAGGCCATGCCGGTGCTCTTGGAGAAGCTATCGCAGCTCACGGCTAGCAGCGAGTTCTCACACTTCCGAGCCGTGGCGCTGGCGCTGGAGATGCTCGGCGATCCCAGGGCAGCGAGGCCTCTGGCACAAGCCCTGGCCCTTCCGGGGGTCAGCGGTCACGTTGAGGCTACGATCGAGGACGCCCGCCGACTGGAGATCGCGGAGGCGACTTCGACGGTGACGAGTCGTGTGAAGTCCTTGCGCGAGTTGCTGCTCGCAAGGGCGTTGTACCGTTGCGGAGACTTTGAAGCCCGAGGTGAGACCACGCTCCGCTGCTACACAACCGACCTGCGGGGTCATCTCGCACGTCATGCGAAGGCTGTGCTGGAGGAAGGCTCTCCGTCGCAGCCGCAAACTACACGTCCCTAAGTCTGTGAGGTCATCATGTCTGTCATGCTGAAGATCGGCTTTGTGCCCTCCTACCGGAACCGCTGGACGCCCTGGACTGAGAAGATGCGCGCCGACAGCTTGGCCGTGCTGAAGGCTCTCCCCGGCGTCCAGGTCTTTGCGCCATCGGTAGCGGCCGATGGCGAGACCCTCTCCGCAGCAAGCGGAGCCACGCCCCACGGCGCCATACACAATCTGGACGAGGGCGAGACGGTGGCGGAGTTCTTCCAGGCGCAGCGCATCGACGCCCTGGTCATCTGCCCGCTCGACTTCGGTGACGAGCGCTCCGCCTGCAAGATCGCCGAGGAGCTGAACGTCCCGGTGTTCCTGTATGCAACGAAGGAACCGCCGGTTCCGGAGCGCCCGAGTCTCGCTCGTGTGTCGGACTCCTACTGCGGAAACCTGGGCATCTCCTCGGGGCTGCACCGGCGGCGAATCCGCTTCCAGTTCGGCGGTCTGTTCTTCCCCGAGGACCCCGGTCTCAAGGCGCAGCTCGATCTCTTCCTGCGTGCGGTGGCGGTGGGGAAGGGTCTGCGCAACGCCCGCATCGGCCAGGTCGGAGTCCGGCCGCCAACCTTCGAGACCGTCAGCTATGACGAAGGTGCGATGGTTCGCAAGTTCGGCCAAAACGTCATCTGGACCAATCTGGATGACATCGTCGCCGCGGCGAAGGACTACGCCGACGATGCTCCGGAGGTGCTCGAAGCGATCGCCCGGGTGCGGGCTTCTGTGCCGACCATCACCGTGGCCGATGACTACCTGATCAACTCTGCGAAGTTTGAGCTTGCCCTGACCGACTTCTGGCGCAGTTCCGGCCTTTCGGCGCTGGCTGTGCAGTGCTGGTACAGCATCCAGCGCGAGATGGGCATCTCCCTGTGCGCCTCCTTTGGCCGCCTCACGAATGCTGGGATGCTCACTGCCTGCGAGGCCGACGTCCTGGGCGCCCTGTCCATGATCGCCAGCCACCGGGCCTCACTCGGAGAGGACCTGCCGCACTTCGTCGACTGGACGATCCAGCACCGCGACGATCCGAACCTGCTCCTGGCCTGGCACTGCGGCAATGCACCTGTCTGCCTGGCCGCTGACCGCTCGCAGATCGCCCTGCGGTCACGCGCCGACATGACTGGCGAGGCGGGCGTCAACCCCGGCGACCCACAGGCAGGGCTGTGCCAGTTCCAGGTGAAGCCCGGTCTGGTCACCTTCTGCCGTCTGGCCGAGTTCGACGGTGACTGGAAGATGCTCATCACGACCGGCTCGATCCTGCCCAGCGATGAGACGAACGCCGGAACCTGGGCCTGGGTCCGCGTGCGCGACCATGCCCGACTGTACCGCACGCTGGTCGAGCAGGGCTTCATCCACCATGCCAGCATGATCCACGGGAACCAGACTCGCGCCCTGGTGCAGGCCTGCAAGTTCCTCGACATCCAGCCCGTAGTGGTGGAGTAGGGGAGGGGCACCATGGCTGAGCTCGATATCGTAGGGATCGGACTCTCGACCCTTGACGTGCTGATTCGACTGGGCGACATGCCCTCCTGGGAGAAGGGCGGCTCCATCAGCAGTTTTGGCCTCGATGGCGGCGGACCGGTCGGCACTGCCTGTGTGGCCGCCTCGCGCCTGGGTGCTCGGGTCGGCTACATCGGCATCGCGGGCAACGACGACGTCGCTCGCCTGAAGATCGACTCCCTCGTGGAGAACGGGGTCGACGTCAGCCACCTCGCGATCCGCGAGCATCCCGAGACCCATGTCATCATTGTCTATGTACACGAGGAGACCGGCGAGCGTGTCTTCGCCGGCCTGAGGAACCTCGGCCGCTCCCCTGTGGAGCCCGGGGAACTGTCCCGCGAGTACATCACCTCCGCCCGCTATCTGCACCTCGATGGCTGGCATCCCGACGCTGCCCTTCAGGCCGCGAAGTGGATGCATGAAGTGGGCGGCACCGTCTGCATCGACTGCGCGAAGACCAACGGTGGCGTGCGTCCCCGGACGGAGGAGCTCGTTCGCAACTGTGACATCGTCATCTGTGGCTCGGGCTTTGCACCGGCGCTGACGGGTCGCTCGGATCTGTGGGAAGCCGGAGAGGCGGTGCTCGACCTCGGACCGCGCATCGTCGTCCAGACCGAGGGCGAGGACGGAAGCTACACCACCACCGCCGACGAGCGCTTCCATACTCCGGCCTTCACGGTCGACGTCCATGACACCACCGGCGCGGGCGACGTCTTCCACGGTGCATATCTCGTCGGCATGCTCCGCGGCTGGGATCTGCAGACCATCGCCACCTTCGCCACGGGTGTCTCCGCTCTCAAGTGCACACGCCTGGGCGGTCGCAAGGGCATTCCCAGCTTCGAGGAGGTTGCCTGCTTCCTGCACGAGCGAGGCGTCGACCTGCCCGTCCCTGTTGCGTGATCGGAGGCCGCCTGAACTCGCCGCAGACCATCTGAGGAGGACCGCAAGATGCGCAAGACCCGAGGCCGTGCGTCCGCCGCGTGCGTGATCCTGGTGTTGCTGGTGACCGGTTGCGGTCTTGCCCAGGAGATCAACGACTGGGAGAACCCCCAGGTGGTCGGTCGCAACAAGGAGGCTCCGCACTGTACGTTGATGCCCTTCCCGGATGCTACTTCGGCCCGGGAGGGCATCAGCTCTTCCTCGCCCTACTACCAGTCTCTCAACGGTGACTGGAAGTTCCACTGGGTGCGCAAGCCCGACGACCGCCCGC containing:
- a CDS encoding PfkB family carbohydrate kinase, whose protein sequence is MAELDIVGIGLSTLDVLIRLGDMPSWEKGGSISSFGLDGGGPVGTACVAASRLGARVGYIGIAGNDDVARLKIDSLVENGVDVSHLAIREHPETHVIIVYVHEETGERVFAGLRNLGRSPVEPGELSREYITSARYLHLDGWHPDAALQAAKWMHEVGGTVCIDCAKTNGGVRPRTEELVRNCDIVICGSGFAPALTGRSDLWEAGEAVLDLGPRIVVQTEGEDGSYTTTADERFHTPAFTVDVHDTTGAGDVFHGAYLVGMLRGWDLQTIATFATGVSALKCTRLGGRKGIPSFEEVACFLHERGVDLPVPVA